The sequence ATATACAGGGCaagattctccactgccttggcCCTTGCCCTTTGTGCATCTGTGCAAATGAATGTGTGCAAAGTACGACCAAATCAGAAGTCTTTGTTCACTCACACAAGTTTTATATCCAATTTACAGAGGCGCAAAGGACTATACAAGGAGCAAATctgtagagaatcaggcccataaactATAAAGCACTTTTGGATCCTAACCTTTGGGATACAAACCGATTTTAAATGCAGTTTGCAATGAATGATTATCTTCACCACCACTCATTAGGAAATGATTATGCTCTTGTACTCAGATTATGTTCTTAGGACACTGGCAATACCTTCTCGGAGGtcccctttttatttatgcagtgATATATCTTTCAGGGTTGttgggccaaatccatccctggtgcAGCTCTGTTGTCTTCACAGGAAGTACACCAAGAAGGCATTTGGCCTGCTGCACTTGGAGGAAagtaaaactggagtaattgGGTGAAAATCCTTTTTATATGCAGTGCTATTACAATCATGTTGATACAAGCTTTCCAAAAGCCGCTAGCTATTTGGGAGCTTCAGTTttaggtgtccaacttgagaGAACTTACATTggtctaattttcagaaagtgctaagcaccGCTCCTGGAAAATCTGGCCTCTTTAAGGGATCTCATTAGgccttttgaaaaccttgactAGAGTTTATACTGTTACCAGCAATAGATTCTTATTTGTTGCTGGTCTTAGTTTCATTTGGAAGGGTCTCAACCTTCCCTCATTGCTCACACATATACAGTACATCCCAGTAATGATAATGTGGGATATCCAAGAGCACAACTCCCTAAGCATGACTGGAATAATTTCACTTAAACAgtctggaccagatcctcagctggtgtaaatcagcatagccccactgaagtcaatggaacagaCAGATTGACACCAAccaaaaatctggcccattgtttgtTACCATATATAGCTCAGCAGAGGAATGCCAATAATTATCAAAACTGCCTTTGTCTGTGCCTATTAAAGATGCTCTTTGGAGAATATTTGTACAGCCACATCTTTAGAATTTTTGAGATACATCTAGCTCTTCCCACAAGGGCCCTTGGCAATAGCAGCCATAAAAATTGCTCTTCAAATGactgaaaaatataaatatattcatTAAAAATGTGTGAATGGTCGTCTTTGTCAAAAATCTTTAAACGCTCATCTATTTGCGGTTTCTATGGTGGTAATAGCCTGACATTTGTTATTCACTCTCTACAAAACAAACCAGAACCACCCCCTATACTTTCTGCTGCTGGATTTCAGTACCAGTTAATGAGTGTAACCGAACGCCCACATAAAAGACCTGATATCTGTGTTTCCACATCACAAAGCATGCCAACAAACACACAATGGCTGTGATCAGATTAAGAACCATCTGCAGTAGCAGATACAGATTGAAAGTGCCAGTGACACTGGTACAGTCAGATACATCATGGTAAACGAAGGTCCTACTGAGGGGATCTGAAGTGTCCAGTTTGCACTGGCAAGAGTTGAGGACGGCATCACAGGTAAACTGTGTAATCTGTGAATAATGATGTGCAACAAAAGCCACTGCCAGAACACAGGTAATCAGACTCAGGGCGCTCAGTAGAAAGTACATCAgctgaaataaagcaaaaaagaaaaaacattcttTTCCAACTACACGGAGAACGGGGCATATAACCAACACATGCACACAGATTTTTCTAGTGAAAGCGTGCCTTTGAGGAACAGTTTATACATTTCATGCTCATGATTTGCAATAAATATGTAATTCTGGCTTGATGAAGAGCTGTGGGTGCTAAAAGCAGTTGCAAGTACATCAGCCCTCCCAAGGCATATTTTACTTACTTCGTATGAGGGTTGGAATATAATTTTCAGAACAGACCTACTAAAAATAATATCAAGGAGTCTAACTTTTTACAAAGCTGCATGCTTAATGGAGCAGGGTGCGCTTTTGTGGTATTGTTCATGCTGCTTTGACTAGAGTTGCAACAGCCACATATTCAGGTAAGGTAAATTGGTgtggctctattgaagtcaatggaaccacaGCGATTTACACAAATTGAGGCACTAGCCTCAAATATTTAATGGCAAGCGGTGGTGCTTACAAAAGTGCCGTCATTATCCCACTGACAAAGGAATTACAGGAACAACTTTGTGCATGCATCTACTCTTGGCTATGTttcgcacacacacaaaaatcagacTTGTGCAGGCATATTGGACAGCTAGGTGTCTAAATGAGCGGGGACTGCAAGGGCACTTTGCTTGAACTCATCTGAGTTTCCATGTGGAAAATAATGATAATTACAAAACAGGCACACGAACTTATAGGAGTGAATTTGTGCCTCACAAaggcccctttggaaatctggcccaggAAGGTGAAAGAGAAGATTTCAAAGGCACAGAAGGAAGTTAAGTTCCCCTTAGTCTCTAAGGCTACCACTTGCACGGAATAAAGAGGATAGAGTCCTTTTTCAGTCCCAGAGGGAAATGTAATTATTTGGAGCCTGGTCCTGTGGATGGAATTCTCAATCACTGTGAGATCATTCAGAGCCCCAATCACTTCAGGTTGCAGGAGTGGAGCTTTGATTATTATATGGTATGGAATTTCCTGACATTTGAGTTCTAGATGTGGCAATTTTTGTATTACACTCACACTACTTTTTGTGAATATATACATTCAAATATAACTCTGTGCATAGTGCCAATATCATTTCTGGTTCTGCTGAGCAGGATGGAGACATTTATTTCTCTTGGCTTCTTACCTATCTGTCAGCAATATGGCATGGTTGggaatttgttattttaaataacaaggctttttttttttttaacctctgcaCTATCAATACATAAGCATTTTTTAGGACCTTCAAGCTCTAGGTATGCATGTTTGGATCAAATTCACTCTCTGGGTATATTTGTCTTTGATTCACACTGTAGATCTATCTTCCCAAACATGTGTCAGTTTGGGGGGAAATAGTAGGCTTGTAGGAGATATCAAAGCAATATATCCCTTCTGTCCCCAAAATAACTGAATTCAAGATATCTAGATCTTCATTTAGAAGCCATGGCTTCTATTAAGTTTAATGACTCTCCCTGCAGTCTTAAACTTAGGGCAATTTCTAAAGGAAGGTGGcttttattaaatttaattacattcccCCTGCAGCTTTCATGGTAAAGGCCCACAGTAAAAGTGAAGTTACAAAATGAGGGCAGCTCCTATTAAAAACTGTATGGTAAAGGGGCAGCTACTAATTGAGGGCAGCCTCTAAACAAAGATATATGGTAATTTATGAGCATGTGATAATATTTCAAAAGATGAcgcaaacatttttaaagggaaaaacatGCTGGCAACAGATAATTGCATGAATGTTGATATTCATGAGGGAACCAATTTTACTCGATtatcctggtgtaaatctgtggcAACCCCACTGAATGGAATGGAGAGTAGAATACGACCTCATTATATGAACTTTTAAGCCTGTATGTACCATGGGTCTGCTTCTGCACTGATCTGCACTGCATGCAGATATCAACACCTACAGAAAGGTAGAGTAAAATGGCATCAAATCAATAAATAATCTAGACAGTACTTCTTGTATGGTCACATGTATTTGCATGTTATGCaccaaaataaatacattaagtAAAATGATGCCATACATGAAGGAAACCTCAGTTTTCCTTCCAAATGCAAAAATATCCAGGCAGCCCCTGCAGCAATCAGCTGAGACACACAGAGTCATATGGGGGCATTAGGCAATTGACAAATAGCTATTATCCTCACGTGGTGTTTGCAGAAGAATTTTCTTTGCAATTAGATGAAAGCAAACACATTTCTAAATATCAAAGGTGAGTCCAAAGAAAATACTGCCTGGGAAGGAGCACAAGGCAGTGAGTGCACGGACCCCATCAGAAGGCTAATCACATGACAGACCCAGAGGCAACTCCAAAACGGCAAATACAACTGCTTAGGGAGTTCTGCCAAGGAGCCGGAATTTCTCCccagaaaaatgtttttcaccGCTTGAGAGCTATATAGGTCCTGTGATTGCTATCTAAatagtgtgacggggcaaggccagatggctatagaaaagtagtgggagatagatatattagctccaggctaaacacaTCCCTgataccaggataagttaaatagcaactgctccaggtcaattaagacacctggggccaattaagaactttccagaaggcagggagaatgctaagTTGATCAGGACACCTGAAGcgaatcaggggctggctgaaactagttctAAGAGTTAGAGCAGCTTGGACTATAAGACCGTGAAGAGGGGCTAGAGGATGTCAGAGCCACCCTTTATACCAGTGTCAGTGCTACCTGCCGAGGGGTGGGTGGATGTAGCTCTGTCACCTGTGTCTTTGCAAATCTTCCCCTTGAATTTTATTCATTATCCTTTTCCATTTAATTCTTTCACTTATTATTCCACACCAGCACAACAACAAGAGCCTTTGAAATAAAAGTAATCTGGAGAAAAGCTGCTACAATACTCCCACTGGGGAAAAAATTTGGTGCGCCTCAGAGTGAAATTCATCCTCCTGCAGAGGGTTGATGCAAGGCCAACGAACTCCATAACTACCATGCTGTTGCTGTTTTGAGAACTTAAATGGGACATCAGTGGTGCATAGTCCTTGTGTTGCTCACTGACTAAATGTCTGTGATACCTGACACAATATGAAGCAAGACTACATAGTTTAGATGGGTTTACTATATATCCTTGGTAGGTGGGCGGGCGGACAAGTAGGGGGTCTTCCCCCAAGCCTTTTAATTTGCACATGCATATGTAGTCAGCATCTAATTTTATGGGAAGGGGGAAACTGCATACTAGGTGGGACTTAAAATCAATCCTAAAATGTCAGAAATAGATACAGTAAAGCCCTATTTATCTGAATCCCTTTAATATGAAATTCTCTATCCTGATAACTGATGTCTCCCCTTACCCAATAACCCCCTCAGTTTTGGAACCCTTGAGCCCATTTATCCAAATGTCTTTGATATTCCCCAAAATGTTGGGGATAAAATGGGCTCTTACCTGAAAATAAAGTATTTATCAGCATATCTTGACCTAGAATTCCTCTTTTATACAGACTTCAGATATGCAGGGTATAGTATAAATCCTCCTAAGCATTTGTTTGATTGTTGGCATTTGCTAGACTGCCAATCTAAGGGTTAAATTTTTGCAATTTCAAGCACAATCTGGCTTTCTTTTATATGGGGAAAATATCCAGTAAAGCAGCTTgtgattttatacacacacacacgtgtgtgtgtgggggggggggggtgagattttaaaaaaattacactgtACCTTTACAGCAAACTGGAAACAGGTCTTCTCCTCAGGCTGATATGAAACACAAAGCATCACCATTCCCACTAAGGCAACCACACAGACCTGCAAAGGAGGAGATTTAAAGGGACAATGTCAAGATAAAGATCttatttttccaaacaaaaatgtTCTATCTGTATTACCAGcaccttaaaataaaataagttttaaaatgtaataaccTCGCTGTGGTATTTATATGGCCGAATAGCATCTGAGTACCCCACAATCCTACAACATGGCTCTGAAAAACGTTTATCCTCACTACACCCTTGTGATGTAGGGCAGTTCTATTATGTCCATTTGACAaatgggaatggaggcacagagtggctaagtgacttaaggtcacataggaagtctgtgaaTGAGCTGGTCTCACAGCTCCAAGGCTAGAATTCTAACTACTGGGAAATGCTGCTGCTCTAAATTTAGCCCAAGGTTTTCAAATTTGAAAGCTTAAAGTTAGTCTCCCTCAATCTATATTAAGGCATCTAAATTAATGGCCTGGTTGTCAGAGGTGTTGGGCACTCACCACTCcaactggaatcaatgggagctgcctggctcgccatttttgaaaatcaggataCTTATGTAGCTGGCTAAACATTTAAGGCCTAACTTTAGGTGCTCAGCTTTGCAAACCTTGGCCTTAATTTATATGGCTCCATTTATGCTTGTTTACATTCTGGACTTCATTCGGCTAATACACTAAAACTAGAcagtttatttatttgtaaaatttAACTCAATGCAACAGTTATAACTCAAAGGGAGAAATCCAGAGATTCCATCAAGCCTACCATGGGATTGGCTATTGATTTCAcatggaaagtgctcagatactggaTGGATGGATAGTAACTTTTGGGATGGATAGCCCATCTGGATAGCCCTGTGTAGGTAGAGAAGAGAACACACAGGATCCAGGCAAAATTTTGCCCCTACTATTCCCAAAATGCCATCTAGGTCAGCTAGTGCGTCCAATGACATCCCACAGACATATCTGGGGTAGACAGGAGAGTTGGGGCATGGCCAACTCACCGTGCTCCTTGCACATCTGCTACTAACAGATGAGCACAAGCTGTTTGTTTTCGAAGCATCAGTTGCTTAGTGCGCTCCCTTATGTCCAATGAGCCATTATGCCTTATTTGCCCTTCACAGGCAGAAAGGTTCAGAAAAACCTTCAGCTAGTTGCTATGCTCCACTCCCCTTTTCAGAGCTCTTCCCAGGAGACATACCATAATGTAATCTTTTGTTTAGGGGCTTGTCTATGCACATAAGTTTCACcagtttccattttttaaacCAATTGATTAAATCAAAGCAAAACCTTGTTTGAACTCACTTATTTTGGCTTAGCTTAAAACCTGCCCTAATCAACATAAACTTAATTTTATATAAGCCTAGTGTAGATGGATTTAAGATCATACACACAACTTTTTGCAAAAGTTAAACTCCTCTTCTTCTTCACCTTGTGCCATCAATTGGGGGGTCACCTTGTCCCATCAAGGCTTCGTCTCCAAGTGCATTTTCCAAACTGGAACCAGCCTTCTTCATGCCCTCCTTCAGTGTCTCAAACCATCTTTCCTTGTGATCTTTGTCCTGGGACTACATCTCATGTACTCTCTGGCCAACGTATCCCACATCTTGTAGTCTCAGGATGACCCAGCCATCTCAGTTGATGCTCTCTCAGCTTTTCAGCGATAGGGGCTACGTGCATCATGGCTAGTACTGTTTAACTGTGTATTCTATCAGTTCTCTTCTTATCCAGAGTCCACCTGAGCGCTCATTTTGGCAGTGTGAAGTAATtgttcttctctcttcctcatgGGCCAACATTCAGACTGTATATCATGGCTGGCTTAATCATCTTATACATTTTGTTCTTTAGTTTACTTGGCATATTCTTATCACAGAGAATTCCCTCCATTTATACCAAAATGCACTTCATATGACTTTTAACATCCACAACCACATTCTCATCATGGCACAACACTGAACTGAGGTATTTAAATTATTGCACAGACTTAAAGCTGATAGAGTTAACTGGCTTCTTGTCGTCCCTCTTAATGAAATGTATGTATTCAGTCTTTTGTCACCTGATTCAGAAGCCATTGTCTTCTAATGCAGCCCTCTATAGTTTGAGGCCCCTTTCCCGTTTGTATTTATCTTCATGGAATAAAATATTATTGGCAAAAAGCATGGTGCATGGAATCTCTCCCCAAGTCTTCTGCATCAAGGGGTCCATTACAATCACAAACAGGAATGGACTTAAGACTGTTCCTTGATGTAAACCTATCTTTACAGTGGAAGGCTTACTCTAGACATAGCTGCTTCTCACAACTGTTGTCCTACCCTCGTACGTGTCCATTTGAGAGAGAGACATATTCAGACTGGCAGATTGTGTGACAGCAGGTACCATAACAATTGTCTAGGAACTCTGTCATAAACCTTCAAATCCACAACACTAAGTGTAATTCCTTGAATTTCTCCTGCCATATTCAGGCTGCGAACCTTGCAAACATTGTTGACGCTCCTGGCATAAACCTGAGTTGATTACTTGGTGCTCCAGATCCTCCTGATGTCTTTTCTCAGTGATTCTCTCCAGCCATTTAATCATGTGACTCATTAACTTGATGGGTCGGTAATTACTACATTCTGGCACGTCTCCTTTATGCTTGAAGATAGGGACCAATGTGCTCTTCCTCCATTCATCAGGCATTTTTCCAAGATGGAGAATTAAGCAGAAAAAGTTCACCATCAGCATCTCTCCCTCATGGCCTAATGCTTTAAATGCTTCACCTGGTCTGCTGTCTGATCCCACTGTCTTCCCCACTTTCAGCATCATTAGCGCTGCCTGAGTCACCACCATGGGGATAGATCTTGTGAGGTTGTTGCTTGAGCATACCTCCCTCAAGGGTTTCTACATGTTGTGGTACTGATCTTCCACCAGCACTTTCATTGTCATCTCTGACAGATTTCACAGCTCCCAAGTCCTCTATTTTTCTTTGCCTAATCTTGGCTAATCTATAtattccttcccccccgccccacaccacTTCCTTCATTAGTAGTTCTGCGTATATTGCTTTAAATACCTGACCTTTAGCTTCTCCAACTGCTGTTTTTGGTATTTTCTTTACCAGCTTGTATTTCTCAGAACCTTCCACGATTCTTATTTTCTGCCATCACTTAAAtatttccttcctcttctttACTGTCTCCTGCACATTGTTTTACCACCACCACAGCTCCTTGCCAAGAAGTTTCCCTTTTTTCATCTGGCCATGGGCAGCTTGTGAACTTTCCGTGATATGTTTGGACATTTCCCCCCAAACTCATCAGTTTGGTCATGTCCAATCTCTGTAGAACCTCATCCTTACATCTCTAACTTCCCTATCTGTGAGCCTCCACCACTTTGTTCTTTCTTCCACAACTCATCTTTTGTCCCCCATGAGCCTTTTCACTCAGATGTCCATTAGAAGCAAATCTATGTTGCTCCCCAATCTGCTGTCCTGGGATCACGTTACAGCCTCTCATGTCTTTCAGATCTCTTCCTCTTGTCAGGAAGAAATTGATTTGGGACTTATTGGAACAGCTCTTGTACATAATTAAGTGCTTCTCCTTTTTTTACAAAGCATGTACTGGCAACAATCAAGCCATGGGCTCTGGCTAACTAACATTTTCTACCAACTTCATTTCTGGTTCCAAAGCCTTATCCTCTGTGACAATTGTCATAGCCCTCACTGTGTTCTCCCACATGTCTGAGTTCTGCTCTGATAATCAAGTACTCAGCTTGTGGTACTTCATTTATCACTTGGTCCAGCACTATCTGGAATTCTTCCTTTTCCTCAATTgtataaaacattaaatattttttctgttcagTGCCATTCTCTTTCTTTGCACTGCCTTATCCTGTAATATTTCTGCTTTGATTATTTCTACGCTATTCTTCCTTGCTACTGAGCCACAATACATTATGTTGTAACCCTCCTGATCACGGATTTCAACCCCTTCCATTTGGTCTCTTGTATACAGAGAATATGCACTCTTTCTTTTCAAGATCTCAGCAATTTATCTAATTTGCCAGTCATTGTTCCTACATTCAGGAGAATCAAACATAGTTCTTTAGCTCACTTCTTTAGCCACATGCACCCAGAACGTGgtaaccttttctcatttttccaCAGCTGTCGGGCAAAGCAGTCTCATCACTTCTGAGGGATGCTCTAGCATTGTACTGATATACTCCCTGAAGATGAAGGCCATAGAGCATGCGTGCATGGCACAACTTTTACAAACTGGCTGGCCAGGCCCAATGTTCTGGCTTTGAAATTGGACTCCCTTCTCATAAGTGGAATCCCTACTACAGCTAATGAGCTCCATCTGTTTGGAGCAACCTAGTTATAAGGCACCAGCCTTTCAACCCATGTCTTCAGTTAAGAACATCTCCACCATGAGAAGGCAAGTATACTACACTGGCCACATGAGGCATTTCCTAGGGAGTGAGAGCTCATCCTCAAAAACCACCTTGAACATAACAATTCTTTAGTTTGCACCACTTTAACTAACTTTTGGTAAGTCAGTGCTGCTTTGCATGTAAATAACCTCTAAGCCTCCCTTCCAATCTGTGAtggcattttattttctgtttctactGCATGAGCCATTGCTGTTGTGTTTGGGTTTCTACCAATGCAGGAGAAACTTAAAGAGTAAAATTAGTTATCTTGGACAATATTTGCAGGCCACATCCTGAGATGTGTTTGACCACGTGCAATTCCAACTGATTTTAGTGGGCTTTTGATCAGCCCCATGTGAGGGTAGAATTTGATCAGTGATCTCCAGGGTGAGTTTCTATTTATATCATAAGTAACCACTGTCATCTCTCAAAGGATGGTTCAGGCTTGTAGGGATAGGATCATGAATCTAAATACCACCTATCCTCTTTGTTACAAGATGTCTCCAGGTTttttacaatacccacctgctgaagtgaagaaacagattgacagagccagaagagtacccagaagtcacctactacaggacaggcccaacaaagaaaacaacagaacgccactagccatcaccttcagcccccaactaaaacctctccaacgaatcaaggatctacaacctatcctgacggacgacccatcactctcacagatcttgggagacaggccagtccttgcttccagcagccccgtaacctgaagcaaatactcaccagcaaccacacatcacacaacagaagcactaacccaggaacctatccttgcaacaaagcccgttgccaactgtgcccacatatcgattcaggggacaccatcgttgggcctaatcacatcagcca is a genomic window of Lepidochelys kempii isolate rLepKem1 chromosome 1, rLepKem1.hap2, whole genome shotgun sequence containing:
- the SSPN gene encoding sarcospan isoform X2, whose protein sequence is MVMLCVSYQPEEKTCFQFAVKLMYFLLSALSLITCVLAVAFVAHHYSQITQFTCDAVLNSCQCKLDTSDPLSRTFVYHDVSDCTSVTGTFNLYLLLQMVLNLITAIVCLLACFVMWKHRYQVFYVGVRLHSLTGTEIQQQKV
- the SSPN gene encoding sarcospan isoform X1; translation: MRKEEKKPQNNASLNNQNQAGKAPEGEKSTDPAKQQEPAMKKKAKGDPKTGQEEESHTCCCCRFPLLVALLQLVLGISITVLGFIMAGISSSLLVRDTPYWAGIIVCVVALVGMVMLCVSYQPEEKTCFQFAVKLMYFLLSALSLITCVLAVAFVAHHYSQITQFTCDAVLNSCQCKLDTSDPLSRTFVYHDVSDCTSVTGTFNLYLLLQMVLNLITAIVCLLACFVMWKHRYQVFYVGVRLHSLTGTEIQQQKV